In a single window of the Xylanimonas protaetiae genome:
- a CDS encoding MarR family winged helix-turn-helix transcriptional regulator: MSEAPAGRIEQGGLVFSRHLLGMSGGRRTGATLTQSAYLLLACLDAGGPMSIAELAGAIGLETSTMNRQTAALVREGWAERIPDPAGGLARKFRPTAAGRQAFEEERAARVAGIERIAGDWSAGDLDAFATLLDRFNLAVERRRKSHWPRA; this comes from the coding sequence ATGTCTGAGGCACCGGCTGGCAGGATCGAGCAGGGCGGGCTGGTCTTCTCGCGCCACCTGCTGGGCATGAGCGGGGGCCGGCGGACGGGCGCGACGCTCACGCAGAGCGCCTACCTGCTGCTGGCGTGCCTCGACGCCGGCGGCCCGATGAGCATCGCCGAGCTGGCCGGCGCGATCGGGCTCGAGACCTCGACCATGAACCGGCAGACCGCCGCGCTCGTGCGGGAGGGCTGGGCCGAGCGCATCCCGGATCCGGCGGGCGGCCTCGCCCGCAAGTTCCGCCCGACGGCGGCGGGGCGCCAGGCGTTCGAGGAAGAGCGCGCCGCCCGCGTCGCCGGCATCGAACGCATCGCCGGGGACTGGTCCGCCGGCGACCTGGACGCGTTCGCCACGCTCCTCGACCGCTTCAACCTCGCGGTGGAGCGCCGGAGGAAGTCCCACTGGCCGCGGGCCTGA
- a CDS encoding MFS transporter: MSQALAQDEGSGALPGGSLPDEELPDEEPLAEVLEPGRRTGPVVAVLAATGIVVSLAQTLVVPIIASLPEIFRTDASNTSWIITVTLLVGAIATPVTGRLGDLYGKKKLLLVAIVPFIVGSVVCALSTTVGPMIVGRGLQGLGTGMIPLGISVLHDVLPKDKAGSAIALMSASMGIGGALGLPLAAAVSEYADWRVLFWATGAAAVLAFLAILFVLPVHDPRGHHRGFDHAGTLGLAVGLAALLLSVSKGAEWGWGSGLTVGGFVVAVVVLLAWGWYELRHRHPLVDLRTTVRPVVLLTNVASIFVGFAMYAMNLILPQVMEYPVELGFGLGQSMLGMGLWMAPTGLAMMAVSAPGARISRTRGPKVTLAVAGAVIAVGYGICALVLGTLGNRDLGPADSTTVLWTLVLLALGATVVGCGIGFAFGSMPALIMSSVPAHEKAAANGFNSLMRSLGTTSSAAVIAVVLAQLVQQVQGRTVPTVSGFIVSLAIGCGGALVALVLALAIPGNPGRGQSAGH, translated from the coding sequence ATGTCTCAGGCACTGGCGCAGGACGAGGGCTCGGGAGCGCTGCCCGGCGGATCGCTGCCCGACGAGGAGCTGCCCGACGAGGAGCCGCTCGCCGAGGTGCTCGAGCCGGGGCGCCGTACCGGGCCGGTCGTCGCGGTCCTGGCCGCGACCGGCATCGTCGTCTCGCTCGCGCAGACTCTGGTCGTCCCGATCATCGCGAGCCTGCCGGAGATCTTCCGCACCGACGCGTCCAACACGTCGTGGATCATCACCGTCACGCTCCTCGTCGGAGCCATCGCGACCCCGGTGACCGGACGGCTGGGCGACCTCTACGGCAAGAAGAAGCTGCTGCTCGTCGCGATCGTGCCGTTCATCGTCGGATCCGTGGTGTGCGCGCTGTCCACCACCGTGGGCCCGATGATCGTCGGCCGCGGGCTCCAGGGCCTGGGCACCGGCATGATCCCCCTCGGCATCTCGGTGCTGCACGACGTGCTGCCCAAGGACAAGGCCGGGTCGGCGATCGCCCTCATGAGCGCCTCGATGGGCATCGGCGGGGCGCTGGGCCTGCCGCTCGCCGCCGCCGTCAGCGAGTACGCCGACTGGCGCGTGCTCTTCTGGGCCACCGGAGCAGCCGCCGTGCTCGCGTTCCTCGCGATCCTGTTCGTCCTGCCGGTGCACGACCCCCGCGGGCACCACCGGGGCTTCGACCATGCCGGCACCCTCGGGCTGGCGGTCGGGCTCGCGGCCCTCCTGCTGTCCGTCTCGAAGGGCGCCGAGTGGGGCTGGGGCTCCGGCCTGACGGTCGGCGGCTTCGTCGTCGCCGTCGTCGTGCTGCTCGCGTGGGGCTGGTACGAGCTCCGGCACCGGCACCCGCTCGTCGACCTGCGCACGACGGTGCGACCCGTGGTGCTCCTGACGAACGTCGCCTCGATCTTCGTCGGCTTCGCGATGTACGCGATGAACCTCATCCTCCCGCAGGTCATGGAGTACCCCGTCGAGCTCGGGTTCGGCCTCGGCCAGTCCATGCTCGGCATGGGCCTGTGGATGGCGCCGACGGGCCTGGCCATGATGGCGGTCTCCGCGCCGGGCGCCCGGATCTCCCGGACCCGCGGGCCGAAGGTCACGCTGGCGGTCGCAGGCGCCGTGATCGCCGTCGGCTACGGCATCTGCGCGCTCGTCCTGGGGACCCTCGGCAACCGCGACCTGGGCCCGGCGGACTCGACGACCGTGCTGTGGACGCTCGTCCTCCTCGCGCTCGGCGCGACCGTCGTCGGCTGCGGAATCGGCTTCGCCTTCGGCTCGATGCCCGCGCTCATCATGAGCTCCGTGCCCGCCCACGAGAAGGCCGCGGCGAACGGCTTCAACTCGCTGATGCGCTCGCTGGGCACCACGTCCTCCGCGGCGGTCATCGCCGTCGTGCTCGCCCAGCTGGTCCAGCAGGTCCAGGGCCGCACCGTGCCCACCGTCAGCGGGTTCATCGTCTCGCTGGCGATCGGCTGCGGCGGCGCGCTCGTCGCCCTGGTCCTCGCCCTGGCGATCCCCGGGAACCCCGGGCGCGGGCAGTCCGCCGGGCACTGA
- a CDS encoding sugar O-acetyltransferase, with the protein MTDYFAGDPRTNRERMLAGDLYIADDPENERLAKRGQRLADEYYRADVAADDGARAILADLLGTLGEGAYVKPPLFVDYGENLHVGARTFVNYNLTALDVAAIRIGEDCQIGPGVQLLTPTHPVDPAPRRDKLEAALPITIGDNVWLGGGVVVGPGVTIGDNTVVGAGAVVVKDLPANVVAVGNPARVVRHLGPVTA; encoded by the coding sequence ATGACCGACTACTTCGCCGGCGACCCGCGCACGAACCGCGAGCGCATGCTCGCCGGCGACCTCTACATCGCCGACGATCCCGAGAACGAGCGGCTCGCCAAGCGGGGCCAGCGCCTCGCGGACGAGTACTACCGCGCCGACGTGGCCGCCGACGACGGTGCCCGCGCCATCCTCGCCGACCTGCTCGGCACGCTGGGGGAGGGCGCGTACGTCAAGCCGCCCCTGTTCGTCGACTACGGCGAGAACCTGCACGTCGGGGCGCGCACGTTCGTCAACTACAACCTCACGGCGCTCGACGTCGCGGCGATCCGGATCGGCGAGGACTGCCAGATCGGCCCGGGCGTCCAGCTGCTGACGCCCACCCACCCGGTGGACCCGGCGCCGCGCCGCGACAAGCTCGAGGCGGCGCTGCCGATCACGATCGGGGACAACGTGTGGCTGGGTGGCGGCGTGGTCGTCGGGCCGGGCGTGACGATCGGGGACAACACCGTGGTCGGCGCGGGCGCCGTCGTCGTCAAGGACCTCCCGGCGAACGTCGTGGCGGTCGGCAACCCCGCCCGGGTGGTGCGGCACCTGGGGCCGGTGACCGCGTAG
- a CDS encoding pyridoxamine 5'-phosphate oxidase family protein: MAQQYDRISDRLAEFIAAQHVFFVGTAARDGRVNVSPKGLDSLRVVGPNRVVWLNGTGSGNETAAHLREVNRMTLMFCSFERQPLILRLYGTATEVQPDEPAWHELSGLFPPMLGARQVYDVAVDLVQTSCGYGVPFLEFAGERLLMASWAEKKGPDGLLDYQREKNAVSIDGFPTGLRA; encoded by the coding sequence ATGGCCCAGCAGTACGACCGGATCAGCGACCGGCTCGCGGAGTTCATCGCGGCGCAGCACGTCTTCTTCGTGGGCACGGCGGCGCGCGACGGGCGCGTCAACGTCTCGCCGAAGGGGCTCGACTCGCTGCGCGTGGTCGGACCGAACCGCGTGGTGTGGCTCAACGGGACGGGCAGCGGCAACGAGACCGCCGCGCACCTGCGGGAGGTCAACCGCATGACGCTCATGTTCTGCTCGTTCGAGCGGCAGCCGCTGATCCTGCGGCTCTACGGGACGGCGACCGAGGTGCAGCCCGACGAGCCCGCCTGGCACGAGCTGTCCGGGCTGTTCCCGCCGATGCTCGGGGCGCGTCAGGTGTACGACGTCGCCGTCGACCTGGTGCAGACGTCCTGCGGGTACGGCGTGCCGTTCCTGGAGTTCGCCGGCGAGCGTCTGCTCATGGCGTCGTGGGCCGAGAAGAAGGGGCCCGACGGGCTGCTGGACTACCAGCGCGAGAAGAACGCGGTGAGCATCGACGGGTTCCCGACGGGGCTGCGGGCCTGA
- the nrdG gene encoding anaerobic ribonucleoside-triphosphate reductase activating protein yields the protein MTTSAFADRGLPSPLTADLSATVGRTAARNAPQTPSDRWDPTVVSQAYIADYKPFTALDGEGVRCALYVSGCLFECPGCFNEAAWSFRLGTPYDDALEDRVLADLAKPYVQGLSLLGGEPMLNTPVLLRLVERVRAALPGKDVWCWTGFTFEQLTTAGHPQQQALLEQVDVLVDGPFRQDRKDLTLRFRGSTNQRVLDVPASFAAGEAVAWPRL from the coding sequence ATGACGACCAGCGCGTTCGCCGACCGCGGTCTGCCGAGCCCGCTCACCGCGGACCTGTCCGCGACGGTGGGTCGCACCGCCGCCCGCAACGCCCCGCAGACGCCCTCGGACCGCTGGGACCCGACGGTCGTCAGCCAGGCGTACATCGCGGACTACAAGCCGTTCACGGCGCTCGACGGCGAGGGCGTGCGCTGCGCGCTCTACGTGTCCGGCTGCCTGTTCGAGTGCCCGGGCTGCTTCAACGAGGCCGCCTGGTCGTTCCGCCTCGGCACGCCGTACGACGACGCCCTGGAGGACCGCGTCCTGGCGGATCTCGCGAAGCCCTACGTCCAGGGCCTGTCCCTGCTGGGCGGTGAGCCGATGCTCAACACGCCCGTGCTGCTCCGCCTGGTCGAGCGCGTCCGCGCCGCGCTGCCCGGCAAGGACGTCTGGTGCTGGACGGGCTTCACGTTCGAGCAGCTCACGACGGCGGGGCACCCGCAGCAGCAGGCCCTGCTCGAGCAGGTCGACGTGCTCGTGGACGGCCCGTTCCGGCAGGACCGGAAGGACCTCACGCTGCGGTTCCGCGGCTCGACGAACCAGCGGGTGCTCGACGTGCCGGCGTCGTTCGCGGCGGGCGAGGCGGTCGCCTGGCCGCGGCTCTGA
- the nrdD gene encoding anaerobic ribonucleoside-triphosphate reductase, giving the protein MVVVTQLDVDVNPDSPTFLVAAPTVIKRDGTRTTYDLRRVRDAIRPAWLRAWDDAVDEAELAAVVAAVDAEIFRRFPTNAKVYEIQAIVEQTLMETGHGDVAEIYATYRLEKDLRRQQQFSVEHQVGRLQDNEVANENANKDSRVFHVQRDRMAGSVAKARGLAMLPPRVASAHIKGQIHFHDLDYSPYTPFNNCDLPNFADMLAHGFTMGNAQVESPKSIETAASQLAQLIIAVSSSQYGGVTIETIDLVLAPYAEKSYRKHLATGERWISDEVAREEYARALTVKEIYDSAQTLLFNTNTTASTQGQTPFVSIGLGLGTSWFEREIQKAILLVQEKGLGAEGRTPIFPKLIFTLKRGVNLEPGDPNYDIKQMAIRCATKRMYPDVVLYDNIVKITGSYKTAMGCRSHLSAFVNPETGEQETVGRMNLGVVTLNLPRIALESRADTAEFWRLLDERLEIVHEALRFREARVRQAVPENAPILYKSGGFARLEDGDREGLGRLFDNGRATLSLGFIGLYEVATVFFGRRWETNEQAKQFTIDVLAHMKAKCEAWNAADLSGTDGTVPGASISVYSTPSESLTDRFAKMDREKFGAVPDVTDKGSGRTYYVNSFHLDPRLGEADGWGPFRKLDFEAPYAPYTSGGFIHYTEWPNVRNNPKAVEAVWDYAYDHEIGYMGVNVPIDRCFRCGYEGDFVAANEGFTCPGCGNTGRLENGDDPDSVEVIRRVCGYLSEPVVRGVVRGRQHELADRVNHTAGSNDYAGRDC; this is encoded by the coding sequence GTGGTTGTAGTGACGCAGCTCGACGTCGACGTGAACCCTGACTCCCCGACCTTCCTGGTCGCCGCGCCGACGGTGATCAAGCGGGACGGCACGCGCACCACGTACGACCTGCGGCGGGTACGGGACGCGATCCGGCCGGCGTGGCTGCGCGCGTGGGACGACGCCGTCGACGAGGCAGAGCTGGCCGCCGTCGTCGCCGCCGTGGACGCGGAGATCTTCCGCCGGTTCCCGACGAACGCGAAGGTCTACGAGATCCAGGCGATCGTCGAGCAGACCCTCATGGAGACTGGGCACGGCGACGTCGCGGAGATCTACGCGACGTACCGGCTCGAGAAGGACCTGCGCCGTCAGCAGCAGTTCAGCGTCGAGCACCAGGTCGGCCGCCTGCAGGACAACGAGGTCGCCAACGAGAACGCCAACAAGGACTCGCGCGTCTTCCACGTCCAGCGCGACCGCATGGCCGGCTCGGTGGCCAAGGCCCGCGGCCTCGCGATGCTGCCGCCGCGCGTGGCGAGCGCCCACATCAAGGGCCAGATCCACTTCCACGACCTGGACTACTCGCCCTACACGCCGTTCAACAACTGCGACCTGCCGAACTTCGCGGACATGCTCGCGCACGGCTTCACCATGGGAAACGCCCAGGTGGAGTCGCCCAAGAGCATCGAGACCGCCGCGTCGCAGCTGGCGCAGCTCATCATCGCCGTGTCGTCGTCGCAGTACGGCGGTGTGACCATCGAGACGATCGACCTGGTGCTCGCCCCCTATGCCGAGAAGTCCTACAGAAAGCACCTCGCGACGGGTGAGAGATGGATCTCTGACGAGGTCGCGCGCGAAGAGTATGCACGCGCGCTCACCGTCAAGGAGATCTACGACTCCGCCCAGACCCTCCTGTTCAACACCAATACCACGGCAAGCACGCAAGGGCAGACTCCTTTCGTCTCTATCGGCCTGGGTCTGGGTACCTCGTGGTTCGAGCGCGAGATTCAGAAAGCCATTCTTCTGGTCCAGGAAAAGGGGCTCGGGGCCGAAGGCAGGACTCCCATCTTCCCCAAGCTCATCTTCACGCTGAAGCGTGGCGTCAACCTGGAACCGGGCGACCCCAACTACGACATCAAGCAGATGGCGATCCGGTGCGCCACCAAGCGCATGTATCCCGACGTCGTGCTGTACGACAACATCGTCAAGATCACGGGGTCCTACAAGACGGCGATGGGGTGCCGTTCCCACCTGTCGGCGTTCGTGAACCCGGAGACCGGCGAGCAGGAGACCGTCGGCCGGATGAACCTCGGCGTCGTGACGCTCAACCTGCCTCGCATCGCCCTGGAGTCGCGCGCGGACACCGCGGAGTTCTGGCGCCTGCTCGACGAGCGTCTCGAGATCGTTCACGAGGCGTTGCGGTTCCGCGAGGCGCGTGTGCGCCAGGCCGTGCCCGAGAACGCCCCCATCCTCTACAAGTCGGGCGGGTTCGCGAGGCTGGAGGACGGCGACCGCGAGGGCCTCGGCCGCCTGTTCGACAACGGTCGCGCGACGCTCTCGCTCGGGTTCATCGGCCTGTACGAGGTGGCAACGGTCTTCTTCGGGCGTCGCTGGGAGACCAACGAGCAGGCGAAGCAGTTCACGATCGACGTCCTGGCCCATATGAAGGCGAAGTGCGAGGCCTGGAACGCTGCCGACCTCAGCGGGACGGACGGCACGGTCCCGGGCGCCTCGATCTCGGTGTACTCGACGCCGTCGGAGTCGCTCACGGACCGTTTTGCCAAGATGGACCGCGAGAAGTTCGGCGCCGTCCCCGACGTCACCGACAAGGGGTCAGGGCGCACGTACTACGTCAACAGCTTCCACCTCGACCCACGTCTGGGCGAGGCTGACGGCTGGGGCCCGTTCCGCAAGCTCGACTTCGAGGCGCCCTATGCGCCGTACACGTCGGGCGGCTTCATCCACTACACCGAGTGGCCGAACGTCCGGAACAACCCGAAGGCCGTGGAGGCCGTGTGGGACTACGCCTACGACCACGAGATCGGCTACATGGGCGTCAACGTGCCGATCGACCGCTGCTTCCGTTGTGGTTACGAAGGCGACTTCGTCGCCGCGAACGAGGGGTTCACGTGCCCGGGCTGCGGTAACACCGGGCGGCTCGAGAACGGCGACGACCCCGACTCGGTCGAGGTCATCCGCCGCGTGTGCGGCTACCTCTCGGAGCCCGTCGTCCGCGGCGTGGTGCGCGGCCGGCAGCACGAGCTGGCGGACCGGGTCAACCACACGGCGGGGTCGAACGACTATGCCGGGCGCGACTGCTGA
- a CDS encoding L-lactate MFS transporter codes for MSILSVLDKSRAVAPRDFNRWLIPPAALAVHLSIGEVYAFSVFKTALVDRFDASLTQIGIVFSIAIGMLGLSAAFGGTWVERVGPRKAMVLAALCWGLGFAVGSVGVATNQLWLLYLGYGGIGGIGLGIGYVSPVSTLIKWFPDRPGMATGLAIMGFGGGALIASPLTDLFLESFAADPVNAIIPTFLTIAAIDVVVMLAGAATIRTPHPDWRPKGWTPPEKPRSALICQGNVTAQNAIRTPQFWLLWVVLFCNITAGIGILEQAAPMVQDFFPGTAAAVAAGFVGVLSLCNMGGRFGWSTFSDVVGRKRIYMMYLGVGAVVYVLLSQVGTSSIVLFVLFAAIIISFYGGGFAAIPAYLKDMFGGMQVSAIHGRLLTAWSAAGIAGPLIVNSIADHQKAAGREGADLYAMSMLVMAGLLCVGFVANLLVRPVAQRWHEPVAAVATTPADAGPAPRTGAHAATGRLRRSRVAAPTSAEQLLARGGTLSTVLPRVLWVVVVGGLAYGLVTTVIKAVALFT; via the coding sequence ATGAGCATCCTGTCGGTCCTGGACAAGAGCCGCGCCGTGGCGCCGCGCGACTTCAACCGGTGGCTCATCCCGCCGGCCGCGCTGGCGGTCCACCTGTCGATCGGCGAGGTCTACGCGTTCAGCGTGTTCAAGACCGCGCTCGTCGACCGGTTCGACGCGAGCCTCACACAGATCGGGATCGTCTTCTCGATCGCGATCGGCATGCTGGGCCTCTCGGCCGCGTTCGGCGGCACGTGGGTCGAGCGGGTGGGACCGCGCAAGGCGATGGTGCTGGCGGCCCTGTGCTGGGGCCTGGGCTTCGCCGTCGGGTCGGTGGGCGTGGCCACGAACCAGCTCTGGCTGCTCTACCTCGGGTACGGCGGCATCGGCGGCATCGGCCTGGGCATCGGCTACGTGTCGCCCGTGTCCACGCTCATCAAGTGGTTCCCCGACCGGCCGGGCATGGCCACGGGGCTCGCGATCATGGGCTTCGGCGGCGGGGCGCTCATCGCGTCGCCGCTGACGGACCTGTTCCTCGAGTCGTTCGCGGCGGACCCCGTCAACGCGATCATCCCGACGTTCCTGACCATCGCGGCGATCGACGTCGTCGTCATGCTGGCCGGTGCGGCGACCATCCGCACGCCGCACCCCGACTGGCGGCCGAAGGGCTGGACGCCGCCCGAGAAGCCGCGGTCGGCGCTCATCTGCCAGGGCAACGTCACCGCGCAGAACGCCATCAGGACGCCCCAGTTCTGGCTGCTGTGGGTCGTGCTGTTCTGCAACATCACCGCGGGCATCGGCATCCTCGAGCAGGCGGCGCCCATGGTGCAGGACTTCTTCCCCGGCACGGCGGCGGCCGTCGCCGCCGGGTTCGTGGGCGTGCTGTCCCTGTGCAACATGGGCGGCCGGTTCGGCTGGTCGACGTTCTCCGACGTCGTCGGGCGCAAGCGGATCTACATGATGTACCTGGGCGTGGGAGCGGTCGTGTACGTGCTGCTGTCCCAGGTGGGGACGTCGTCGATCGTGCTGTTCGTGCTGTTCGCGGCGATCATCATCAGCTTCTACGGCGGCGGGTTCGCCGCCATCCCGGCCTACCTCAAGGACATGTTCGGCGGGATGCAGGTCAGCGCGATCCACGGCCGGCTGCTCACGGCCTGGTCGGCCGCCGGCATCGCGGGGCCGCTCATCGTCAACTCCATCGCCGACCACCAGAAGGCCGCCGGGCGCGAGGGCGCCGACCTCTACGCGATGTCGATGCTCGTGATGGCCGGTCTGCTGTGCGTGGGCTTCGTCGCGAACCTGCTGGTGCGGCCGGTCGCGCAGCGCTGGCACGAGCCGGTCGCGGCCGTCGCGACGACGCCGGCGGACGCCGGCCCGGCGCCGCGGACGGGTGCGCACGCGGCGACCGGGCGCCTGCGCCGGTCGCGGGTCGCGGCGCCGACGTCGGCCGAGCAGCTCCTCGCCCGCGGCGGGACGCTCTCGACGGTGCTGCCGCGCGTGCTGTGGGTCGTGGTCGTGGGTGGCCTGGCCTACGGCCTGGTCACCACCGTCATCAAAGCGGTCGCGCTCTTCACCTGA
- a CDS encoding polysaccharide deacetylase family protein, with amino-acid sequence MAGRILRRVGVALAASVVVVLGAPLAVDAVATDRPVVGLRLADLARSEVWSDGAAAARAVADQRAATTRTLTAGSATHDPTLATLGLVDPADELHDRLLAAGRDGSFWDDLVTQTRAVWGLEEVIPPRDRLDPDRLEAALTSLADEVTAAPTDASIAYAAGRVVVRPDVPGRRLDVDAAVEAVTAAVRDDAPSVDLPTAPVAAAVTSADLTAAAATVGTAVERPLVLAAGDTRSTVAPDAVFAALPVTVAGGVASVGVDAAGLGADIDAVAALTDRQPALRIVMTGTVVAPGAEGARLDRAAASQAVLAELQARAAGGGSDVVTLPVTALPFTTVEATPGAFEGDQAVHLTFDDGPGGHTEQILDILRAKGAHATFYVVGDRAREHPDTVRRILAEGHRLGNHSTTHADLTKATPEALASELATTQQLLTDITGVRPTAFRPPYGAVDAAVRAAAAAEHLSVDLWTVDPNDWRNPGGATVRDRVLAAAKPGDVVLLHVLNQSTVDALPGLIDALRAGGRPVD; translated from the coding sequence ATGGCTGGCCGGATCCTGCGCCGCGTCGGCGTCGCCCTCGCGGCGTCGGTCGTCGTCGTGCTCGGGGCGCCGCTGGCCGTCGACGCCGTGGCCACGGACCGCCCCGTCGTCGGGCTGCGGCTCGCGGACCTCGCGCGCTCCGAGGTCTGGTCCGACGGCGCCGCCGCGGCGCGGGCCGTCGCCGACCAGCGCGCCGCGACCACGCGGACGCTCACGGCCGGGTCCGCCACCCACGACCCCACCCTCGCGACGCTCGGCCTGGTGGACCCCGCCGACGAGCTGCACGACCGGCTGCTCGCCGCCGGCCGCGACGGCTCGTTCTGGGACGACCTCGTCACGCAGACGCGGGCGGTGTGGGGCCTCGAGGAGGTCATCCCGCCCCGCGACCGGCTCGACCCGGACCGGCTCGAGGCGGCGCTCACCTCGCTGGCCGACGAGGTCACCGCCGCGCCCACCGACGCGTCGATCGCCTACGCCGCCGGCCGGGTCGTCGTCCGCCCGGACGTCCCGGGCCGGCGGCTCGACGTCGACGCCGCCGTCGAGGCGGTGACCGCCGCCGTCCGCGACGACGCCCCGTCCGTGGACCTGCCCACGGCGCCCGTCGCGGCCGCGGTCACGTCCGCCGACCTCACCGCCGCCGCGGCCACGGTCGGCACCGCCGTCGAGCGCCCCCTCGTGCTCGCCGCGGGCGACACGCGCAGCACCGTCGCGCCCGACGCCGTCTTCGCCGCGCTCCCCGTCACGGTCGCCGGCGGCGTCGCGTCCGTCGGGGTCGACGCCGCCGGGCTGGGCGCCGACATCGACGCGGTCGCCGCCCTGACCGACCGCCAGCCCGCGCTGCGCATCGTCATGACCGGCACCGTCGTCGCGCCGGGAGCCGAGGGCGCGCGGCTCGACCGCGCCGCGGCCTCGCAGGCCGTGCTCGCCGAGCTCCAGGCGCGCGCCGCGGGCGGCGGCTCCGACGTCGTCACCCTCCCGGTCACCGCGCTGCCGTTCACCACCGTGGAGGCGACGCCGGGCGCGTTCGAGGGCGACCAGGCCGTGCACCTGACGTTCGACGACGGGCCGGGCGGGCACACCGAGCAGATCCTCGACATCCTCCGCGCGAAGGGCGCCCACGCCACGTTCTACGTCGTCGGCGACAGGGCGCGCGAGCACCCGGACACGGTGCGGCGCATCCTCGCCGAGGGGCACCGGCTCGGGAACCACTCCACGACGCACGCCGACCTGACGAAGGCGACGCCGGAGGCGCTCGCCTCCGAGCTCGCCACGACGCAGCAGCTCCTCACCGACATCACGGGCGTGCGCCCGACGGCGTTCCGGCCGCCGTACGGTGCGGTCGACGCCGCGGTGCGAGCCGCCGCCGCGGCGGAGCACCTGTCCGTGGACCTGTGGACCGTCGACCCGAACGACTGGCGCAACCCCGGCGGCGCCACCGTGCGCGACCGGGTGCTGGCCGCGGCGAAGCCCGGCGACGTCGTGCTGCTGCACGTGCTGAACCAGAGCACGGTCGACGCGCTCCCCGGGCTCATCGACGCCCTGCGCGCCGGCGGGCGCCCCGTCGACTGA